The sequence below is a genomic window from Rhodococcus sp. 4CII.
CGTCGAAGATCCGGGCCAGGCCGAATTCCAGTGCGTCGTCCTGCCCGGACGTGGAACTGGCCGAGGCGAAGGCGGCCGCCGCCTCGGGGTAGCGGTCGGCGTGGGCGGTGAGGATTCCGGACATGATGTCGTTCAGGGACTTCTCGGGTGTGTCGGTGACGGCGCCGGGTGCGGTCATCTGCTGAGCGAGGCTGCGCACGTGGCCGGTGATCAGGACGATCGAGTCCAGTCGCTCTCCACCGGTCAGTCCCGTGCCGCTCAGTGCCGCGAGACCGGTCTCCAGCCAGCCCAATTCGTTCGGGCCCAGCACCCGGGGACCGACGGCGACATCCACGACCCACGGGTGGCGTCGGAGTCCCGCCGACATGCGGAGAGCCCACTCGTGGAGAGCGGCACGCCAATCTTTGTCGAGGTCGGACAGGTCGGGCGCGGGCCCGAGTGCGGCGTCGAGCATGAGGGCGATCAGTTCGGTCTTGCCGGGGGTGTAGCGATACAGCGACATCTTGGTGAACCCGAGGTCTTCCGCGAGGCGCTGCATCGACAGCGTGGCGAGGCCGTCGGCATCCGCCATCGCGATCGCGGTCGCGACGATCTGCTCGAGACTCAGCGCCGGTTTCGGCCCCCGCTTCGGTCTCGCCGACGACCCCCACAGCAGTTCGGTGGTACGGGGCTGGGTGACCATCTGCGCTCCTCCGGACGACTTTTGCTCCGGAATAGTGTCTACCATACACTAAATTGTGTCCAACAGACACAATTCGAATTGTGGAGGTCATCGTGCCGAACAGAACCGTCCTGATCTCGGGTGCAAGCATTGCCGGGCCGGCCCTGGCGTTCTGGCTCGGTCGCTGCGGCCACGCGGTCACCGTCGTCGAGCGCGCACCGGACCTTCGGCTCGGCGGCCAGGCCGTCGACTTCAAGGGGGAGGTCCATCGAAAAGTCCTCGAGCGGATGGGGATTCTCGACGAGGTGTACCGCAGGCAGACCGGGAAGACCGACCTCCTGATCGTCGACGAACGCGACAGGCACCTGGCGACGATCCCCGGCGAATTCATCGGCGGAGACGTCGAGATTCTGCGCGGCGACCTGACCGAGATCCTGTACGAGCGGACCGCGGAGTCGTGTGAGTACCTCTTCGGTGATTCCGTCACCGCACTGGTCGACACGGAGTCGGGTGTCGACGTCACGTTCGAGAAGTCGGACGCACGCCGATTCGACCTGGTGTTCGGCGCCGACGGCATCCACTCGGCCGTGCGCCGCCACCGGTTCGGGCCGGAGGAGGAGTTCGTCCGCTTCCTCGGGTATTACTACGCCGTCGTCGGGACCACCGACTCGGCGACCGACGCCTCGACGGACAGGGCACGCGCGACGGGGCTGATGTACAACGAACCGGGCCGGATGGCCGTGGTCGGCGGACCGAAGGCGCCGGAGTTGTTCGTCTTCGCCTCCGACAAGATCGAATACGACCGCCGCGACACCACCCAGCAGAAACGACTCCTGACCGCCGCGTACGCCGACGCGGGGTGGCGCGTGCCCGGGTTGCTCGCAGGCCTGGACGACGCGACCGAGTTCTACCTCGACTCGATCGCGAGGGTCGAGACCGGCACCTACACCGCCGGTCGCGTCGCCCTACTCGGCGATGCCGCGTACGGGAACACGCTGGGCGGCTTCGGGACCGGACTCGCCCTCGTCGGTGCGTACGTACTGGCGGGCGAGCTCGCGGGCGCCGACGGCGACCACCGGGTGGCGTTCGGACGCTACAACGAGCAGATGCACCGGTACGCGAAGATCGCTCGGAAGGGCAACGCGGGACCGTTTCTCGCGCCGAAGTCGGCTGGTCGAATCAAATTGCGCAATGCGACGTTCAAGTCCAGGACCTTGTTCGGCCTGATGATGAAGTTGACCGATTCCTTCGCCACCGACATCGACCTGCAGGACTACCCGGCGCTGTTGTCAGCTCGCCGTCCCGGCAATGTTGACCATCCATGAAATGCCGAACCGGTCTGTACAGGCACCGAATTCGTCTCCCCACATCTGCTTCTCCAGGGGCACCGACACGGTGCCGCCGTCCGAGAGTTTGGCCCAGTAGCCGCGGAGGTCGTCACCGTCGTCTCCGCTCAGGCTCACGGCGATATTGGTTCCCGGGTTGTGCTCCATCCCGGGCGGTGTGTCGGCGGCCATGAGGGTGAATCCGTTGTCGGATTCGAGCATGGCGTGCATGATTTTGTCGGAGCCCTCGGCGTCCGGGGCGCCGAATTCGCCGAACGTGCTCACCGCCAGGGTGCCACCGAAGACGTCCTTGTAGAACTCCATTGCCTGCCGCGCGTTGCCGTCGAAGCTGATGTAAGGGTTGAGACGAGAGGTCATGGGACATGCTCCTTCTTCGTGCCGGAACCGACAGGAACGACGGTACAACGACCGACCGACACGATGGGGGGAACGTCGAACGCGAGGCGGATCAGTGGGCCGCGACCGTCGCGAACGCCGCCCACAGCACCGGTGACTGCTCGATGGTCCGCTCGTCCCGCCACGCGGCCACCCGCTGTCGCTGCCAGGCGCACAGCGCCCCGACCGCGTCGGGCAGTTCGTGTGCCGCGTCGATCGAGCAGATTGCATCCTGCAGCGGATGCGCGTCCGCGGCGGCGCCGGCGAAGCGCTGGAACGCGAGATCGGTGGGCAGCGCCCAGCGGCCGGCCGTGACGAGTTCCGCCCCGCCCGCGATCATCGAGGACACCAGCCCGAGTGCCTCGCTGAACCGCAGGTCCCCGCCGCTCTCGCAGGCGATGAGTGCCACCCTGCTCGGGATCGGCCACAACTGCGACCCGCGGACCGGTTCGGCGGTCAGCGTGTGCGTACCCAGCAGCAGGTCCTTCGCGGACAACGGCCGGTGCGCACGCGTGGGCTCCGCGAACCCGGTGGACTCCGCGGTGCAGGCGAGGTGCAGTTCGGCATGCTCGCTCTCACCGGATTCGGGTGCGGCCGCGGTGACGTGCCCGACGTACACCAGCCGGCCGGCTCCCGCCCGCAGCGCGGTGCCGAGCCACTCCCGGTCGACGTCGTCGCGACGGAAACAGTCCGTCGGTCCGCCCACAGCCGGAAACAACCTGCCCTCGTCGGCGTAGGCAGCGACCCGCTGCGACAGCGGACTGTCCGCGCTCATCCGCCCCAGAACGGAACCGAGCGCCGAGTCCGCCCGGAATCCCGGCACCCGGGGGTCGAGCACCGCGACCACGGGCAGGTGCCGGGTGTGCGCCCAGGTCCGGGCCTCGCGGCCGGACGCATGGACGATGCCGAGGGGCGCGAGCAGGGAGACATCCGCGATGTCGACGAGACGCAGCCCCGGGTCGGGTGCGATCAACTCCCACGGCACCTGTGCGACCCGGGGTGACGGCTGTATCCGCAGATGCGGGCGCACACCGCGGGTGAACAGGTCGTGCAATTGCCGAGCCAGCCCGAACGGAAGAAGTGTGCGCGACAGATGCTGCGCCAGTTCGTGTTCGGACTCGTAGGAGGAGAATCCGCCCGTCGTCAGTGCGCGGTGCAGACCCTGCGGATCCGTGAGGTCGGGCAGGGACCGCCCCAATGCGGCGACGGCCCCGTCGACCTGCGCCGCGGATGCCGCGTTCACCCCGCCGGGCAGGACGTCGTGAGTCCATCGCCACGACGTGTACAGGTCGCCGGCGTCGGCCATCCGCACGATCGCGGTCGGCTGCTCGGGCGCGCTCACCATGCCGGCACCGTGCGGGTGTCGCGGACCTCGCGCCCATAGCGTTGCTCGGCGGCCGTGATCGACGCGCCCAGGACGACCCGGCCGTCCGTCGTCACGGTGAGCCGCGGCGGCAGGGGTACCGGCAGGCCGGCGCCGGCCGCGATTCCGGCCAGTGCGGAGCCGAGGTGGAACGAACCCGGAGTGTCGGACGCGCCCGCCGGGGGAGGATCGGGCAACTGCAGGGGAAGGCGCGCCGGGGCGCCGTGTCCGGCGCGGCCGACGTCCACGGTGGTTCCCGCGCACCGTGTCTCGACGAGATCGGCCACCAGGCGCGCGTCGCCGGTGGAGTAGGCGAGGCGGAACGCCAAGTGCATCGCCGGGTCGGCTATTTCGCGATTCCACTGCTCGCGTTGCCGCCCGTTCGGGAGCGTGTAGCGGACGGCGTCGATGGCGACGGCCGCGGGCACCGCGAGCGCGGTGGCGCGTACCCGGAGTGCGCTGTCGGGCGGGTCGGCGGAGGTGAGCACGGAGTCGAGGAGTGTCGCGTGCCAGAAGTCGACCTGCGCGCAGTGCAGGCCGAGCCCCAGGTCGCGATACGTGGCGAACGCGGCGGCGAGGAGGCTCTCGGCCACGTCGGGCCGCCCGTCGGCGAAGGCGACGGTGGCGAGGCGGGTCTCGATATCTGCGACGTCGAGCACCGCGCCGGACTCCCGGAAGTAGTCGAGGCTGCGGCGGTAGAGAACTCCCGCACGCTCGGTGTCGCCCCGGCCCTCGGCGAGGAACGCGAGCACCTTCGATCCGATGCCCGCCCGGTGGCCGATGCCGGCGCGCTCGAAATACGCCTGACTCGACAGCAGCAGCGGTTCGGCCGCATCGAGTCGATTCGCGCGGACGCGCATGATCCCGAGGTTCTGCTGCGTCTCGGCGACCGCGTTGACGTCGCCGGCAGTCTCGAACGCGGCGAGCGCCTGCCCGGCGAAATCGTCGGAGAGATCGAACCGCCCGGTCTCGAAGTGGATGGCGGCGAGATTCATCAACGGGTGACCGGCCAGCGACGGCGCGAAACGCACGGCCGCGTCGAGGGATTCGGTGGCGACGACGGCCGCGTGTGCCCACTGCTGCCGGTGCATCGCGACCGCCGTCAGCGACGCAAGGCACGCCACCGTCACGTCGCCGTGTTCGGCGCGGCCCGCGAGGAGTTCCCGTGCCTGCTCGAGCGCGTCCTGGGCGCCGTCGAGGTCACCGAGATGTTGCAACGCCTGCGACAGATTGACCAGCGCCGCGGGACGCATCCGCATCGCATCGGCAGGCAGCAGCGCGAGAGCGTCCCGGTAGAGCCCGACGGCCCGCGTGTGATCGCCCAGCTCGTCGGACATACTCGCCGCGTTGATGATCGCGCTCGTCCGGACATCGCCGGTGCCCTCCCGGGCGGCCCGTTCGAACACGCCGAGCGCCTCGGCGACATCTCCGCGGGCGTAGGCCGCCGCGCCGGCCGCGAGGAGATCGCGCCCCTTCTGATCGTCCACCTCAGAAGTCCGGATCCGAGGCAGCGGCATCGATTTCCGCGAGCAGCGGCGCATCGGGACCGTCGTCCGGCGTCGTCTCCGCAGCCCGGCGGAGCCGCTGCCGGACCAGGTTCCGAACCCGCTGGCGGGCCTCCGGGCCCGCACCGTCCGAGGACCCGTCGACGCCGAACCCGGGCACATACACGCCCACGGACACCCCGGCTTCCGAGCCCCGCGGCGCGGCCGACTCGCCGAACCACGCGTCCCCCGACAGTTGCAGTGCGACGTCGACGGTTCCCGCCGCGGTGCCGACCGTCGCCCAAGGTCGCAGATGGTCCGGAACCGCGGAGAGACTCGGTGCCGCAACGATACTCACCCGCACAGAGGTGGTCCCGGCAGCGCGTGCCACCTCCCAGAACACCGCCCGCTCGGATGCGTCGACGAGCCCGGGAGGGTACCGGCGCCAATCGGTTCCGCCGGCACCGCGCGCCAGCACGAGCCTGCTCGGCACGGCCGCCGTCGCGGCGCCGGCCGCGAGGGCATAGTCGTCCGCCCGTCCCGGCAGGCCGGAGACCGGGAGGCCGGCCGGGGCGAGCGCGTCGTCGCCGTCGACGAGGAGGTCGCAGTCCTCGGCGAGCGTGCCGATCTCGCGGTTCAGCAGTCCGGCGTCGAGTGCCGGGATGGCGTCGACCGTGGAGGCCGGCCACCACCGCGTCGCCCACTGCGCGAAAGCAAGTCGACGAGCAGCGGCGGCAATCCGCGGTCGCGCCGGTCCAGCCGTGACGTCGTTCCCGGAACCGGCGGCCAGAGCGAGCGCCACCTCCTCGCCGAACACCGCCCACACCCAGTTCTGCGCGGAGTCGACGTCGTCGATCACGGCCGCCGGAACCGCCGAGTCGGCGAGCACAGTCCATGACAGATGCCCGCCGCGCACCTCGAGCACCGCGACGTCGATCCCCGCCGTAGCGTCGAGAACGCTCGGCGCGCCGTCGGGGGCGATGATCCGCACCCCGTCCGGTGCACGCTGAATCCGCACCGTGCCCGTCGTCAACTCGCCCTCGATTCGGGAGCATCCGACGCGTCCGCGAGCGGAATCATGCTGAGCGCCTGCTTGACCCGCATCCGGTGGTCGAGGATGACCGACCGTGCCACCCCGTCGAGGAGGTCCCAGAGTTCGTCCGGTTCGTGAATGGAGAACTCGCGCACGTCCCGGCCGTGCAGGCGGACCCACAGGCGGCGGAGATACGGTCGCCACGGCTCGACTAGTTCGGCTGCGAGTACCGCGAGTGGATTCGTTCCGGGCAGCGACACCGCATCGGGGCTCACCGTGAGGCGGCGCGCCTGCAGGACGTACGCCTCACGTTGCCAGCGGCCGTTGATCACCCGGGCGGCGGTCGTGTCCGTGTCCGTGCCCGCGGGCGCGGCGGCCACCCCGATCGGACGGAGGCCCACTGCCAGCGCGGCGCCCGTCGTCGCCGCGACGCGGAGCGATTCGTCGAGAAGCGCCCAGGGCGAGCAACTTCGGGCGATCTCGGTGGTGACCAGTTCGTGAATCGGCGACAGTTCGGCACGGTCGGTCGACGCGCGGAGCACGGTGAAGACGCGTTCGTGGACGGACCGGTCGAACGGCAGGCCGAGGGCCGTGGTGGACGCCGACGCCCCCAGAAGCGGCGGTCCGGGCAGCGGATGCACCGTCAGGCCGAGGCTGCGGGCCGACACCTCGGTGGTCCAGAGCGCGATTCCGTGATGAGTGCCCGCGTGCCCGGCGATGAGACTGTCGAGAGCGGCCCGTCCGCCGTCGCCGTCCTGCGCGAGGCGTGCGCCGGGGCAGGCGTCGAGGACTTCGCCGATCGCATCGGTGTGAGTGCCCGCGGACCCGGCCGACAGCGGTCGCCGTGCCCACGCGACGGCGATCAGGGCGGTCAGTTCCCGTGCCCGCGCCGGGTCGGTGACGTGGGCTTTCAGCGCCTGCGTGGTGCGACCGGCAGCGAACTCGTGCACGTCGCGCAGGGTGTCCTCGGCGACGGACTCGTCCCGGAGCGGATCGGGCGGGCCGGACCCGGTCGCGAGTTCGTAGCATCGCTGGAAGTAGAGATCCTGCGGGTTGCCGTCGGTGATGCGCAGTGTCCGGCGAACCCGCTTGAGCAGAGTGAACCAGGCCGCGGTGGCCCGGAGCGCATCGGCGCAGGCGTACACCCGGGCGGCGAGCAACTGCGCGCCGTCGGCCGTGACGAGCGGTCCGGCGCACAGTGGGTTCTGCACCGGGCGGATGACCAGCGGATCGAGGATCAGTTTCACGGTGCGGCTCAGCGGTCCGCCGTCGCGCCCGCTGAGCGGTTCCACGTCGTCGAGCTGTCGCCAGACCTCGTCGAGAACCATGGCGCGGGGTCGCCGAGCAGCCTCCGACCCCGCTGCTCCCGTCTGCATTCGAGCAGGTTACCGCAGGCGCGACCGGACGACGCGACGAGAAATCTGGGATCGGTAGGGCGCGAGAAGTTCCTACCTTTCTCGCATCGGCTCCGGAACGCGAGCCGAAGGAATCGACGACGGGCGCCGAGCGCCCCTCACGAAACGTGAAGGACGGATCATGAACAAGGTCATTCGGACTCGCAAGCGCATCTACACCGGCGGCATCGCCGCAGCCGCCGCGGTCGCCCTGCTCGTCTCGGGCTGCAGCGACAACGGTTCCGGCGGGGGAGGCGCCGAGCAGGCGCCGGCCGCCGCGGCTCCGGCGGGCGCGTCCTCCGCGTCGGTCGACGGCACGGCCCTGGACGCCGACTTCGACGCGACCTGCGCCAAGCAGGGTGACACCCTGGCGTTGGCGCTGGCGGACACCGCCAACGCGACGTACGGCGACTTGGCCGTCTCCGCCACCATCACCGGTACCGACACCGTGCAGGCGGTCGGGATCGCCGGCAGCAAGGGCGGGTCGAACGGCCTGCCGTACGCGCTGGGCTTCGGGCAGGGGATGCCGGGCGGTTCCGCAAAGGTCGTGAAGGACGGTGACACGTACACGGTCACCGGTGAAGGGGTGGGCGCCCCCGACATGAGCAACCCGACCGCGCCGAGTGCGTCGAAGTTCGACATCACGTTCGCCTGCTCGACCGTCGTGGGCGGCTGAGCCCACCCATCGGAACGCGCGCGGATTCGTTGGAGTCCGCGCGCGTCCCGCCCGTTCAACCATGGAAGGACACATCGTGAAGAAGTTCGTGCGGAGCGCCGCCGTCGTGTTACTCGTCGGGTCGATCGCGTACTACCTGTGGTGCGGCCTCGGCGACCGCGGGCGGACCAACTATGGAATCGACGCGCTGTCGTGGGTGGGCCCCCAGATGATCTGGCCGATCGTCGCGGTCAGCCTGGTCATGGTCTGCTTCGCCCTTACCGGTGACAGCGTGCTGGCGGCGTTGACGCAGCGCAACAGTGCGGCCTTCCGGCACGGGGCGGTCGGGATCGGAACGGTGCGGTCGGTGCGCCAGACCGGCATGACGCTCAACGACCAACCGGAGGTGCGGATCGACGTCGGCGTGGAGGGCGCGGACGGGAAGATGTTCGAATCGCACGCCAGGATGATCGTGCCGCTGACCGAACTGGCGCTGCTGCAGCCCGGTGTCGTCCTGCCCGTCCGCTATCTTCCGAACCGCACCGACAAGGTCGAGATCGACCGCTCCGGGGACATGTCTTCGGCGCAGGAAGCGTTGAACCGATCCATGATTCGTCAGGGAATCACCACTCCGGGCAAGCTCGACATCGCGGCGCGCGGCATCGCCGCGCAGGCGGTGGTGCAGTCGCTCAGTGTGCCCGGCGAGATCCGCAACGGGAATTCGAAGGTCGCGCTCGGGTTGGTGGTCACCCGGCCCGACGGGACCACGTTCACCACCCGCGTCGAGAAGTTCCTGCCGCCACGCAGCGTCGCGCACGTCCAGGTCGGCCGGGTCGTGACGGTCCACTATCTGCCGGGGAACGAGCAGGAGGTCGTCATCGCCCTGCCCGCGAATGTGTGATCAGTCCTCGGCCTCGTTCCGGGACGGAAGTCCCAGCGACCGGACGAGGCGGAGGAGTTGTTCGCGCAGCGGCCCCGGGTCGCCGACCGCGGCGGTGAGGGCCGCATCCTCCTTCTCGAGGGTCAGCAGGTGCCGGTAGATCGCGCGGCCCGACTCGGTGATCGCGACCCGCTTGCGGCGCTCGTCGGTCGGATCGGTCTCCCGGGTGACGTACCCGGCGCGTTCGAGGCGGTCGATGGTGCGGCTGATGGTCTGGTCCGTCACCCGCGAGGCCTTCGCGATGTCCCGCTGCGAGGCGGGCCGGTCGGCGATCGTGTGCAGTGAGATGAGTCCTGCATGGGTCATGTTCTGTGACCGGAGAATGTCCTCCCACGAGTGCTCGACCAGTCGTGCAGCCGTGGACAGCAGACGTCCGGTCGGCCACTGGTCCATGCCGTCGCTCGTCATTTCCTCGCCTCCATTTGCAATTTGCTCAGCAGGCTGAACAAAATAGGAACGTCGCAAACCGGACATCCGGTCGTCGAATCGCCCAGCATCGGAGAGCACGTGATCACAACTGCCCGCCCACGCCCGGTTCGCCGACTGCGGTGGATTCTGCCAGCCCTGCTGGTGATCGTCTGGCTGGCCGTCGGCGGTTTCGGCGGACCGTTCGCCGGCAAACTGTCCACGGTCCAGCAGAACGACAGCACGTCCTTCCTCCCCGCGTCGGCCGAAGCCACCGAGGTGTCCACGCTGCAGAAGGATTTCACCGACACGCAATTCGTGCCCGCTGCCGTCGTCGCCGAACGCCCGTCGGGTATCACCCCGGCCGACACCGAGTTCCTCGCCGGCACCGCGACTTCCCTGGCCGGATC
It includes:
- a CDS encoding CHAT domain-containing protein yields the protein MVSAPEQPTAIVRMADAGDLYTSWRWTHDVLPGGVNAASAAQVDGAVAALGRSLPDLTDPQGLHRALTTGGFSSYESEHELAQHLSRTLLPFGLARQLHDLFTRGVRPHLRIQPSPRVAQVPWELIAPDPGLRLVDIADVSLLAPLGIVHASGREARTWAHTRHLPVVAVLDPRVPGFRADSALGSVLGRMSADSPLSQRVAAYADEGRLFPAVGGPTDCFRRDDVDREWLGTALRAGAGRLVYVGHVTAAAPESGESEHAELHLACTAESTGFAEPTRAHRPLSAKDLLLGTHTLTAEPVRGSQLWPIPSRVALIACESGGDLRFSEALGLVSSMIAGGAELVTAGRWALPTDLAFQRFAGAAADAHPLQDAICSIDAAHELPDAVGALCAWQRQRVAAWRDERTIEQSPVLWAAFATVAAH
- a CDS encoding lipopolysaccharide assembly protein LapB; translation: MPLPRIRTSEVDDQKGRDLLAAGAAAYARGDVAEALGVFERAAREGTGDVRTSAIINAASMSDELGDHTRAVGLYRDALALLPADAMRMRPAALVNLSQALQHLGDLDGAQDALEQARELLAGRAEHGDVTVACLASLTAVAMHRQQWAHAAVVATESLDAAVRFAPSLAGHPLMNLAAIHFETGRFDLSDDFAGQALAAFETAGDVNAVAETQQNLGIMRVRANRLDAAEPLLLSSQAYFERAGIGHRAGIGSKVLAFLAEGRGDTERAGVLYRRSLDYFRESGAVLDVADIETRLATVAFADGRPDVAESLLAAAFATYRDLGLGLHCAQVDFWHATLLDSVLTSADPPDSALRVRATALAVPAAVAIDAVRYTLPNGRQREQWNREIADPAMHLAFRLAYSTGDARLVADLVETRCAGTTVDVGRAGHGAPARLPLQLPDPPPAGASDTPGSFHLGSALAGIAAGAGLPVPLPPRLTVTTDGRVVLGASITAAEQRYGREVRDTRTVPAW
- a CDS encoding VOC family protein, which gives rise to MTSRLNPYISFDGNARQAMEFYKDVFGGTLAVSTFGEFGAPDAEGSDKIMHAMLESDNGFTLMAADTPPGMEHNPGTNIAVSLSGDDGDDLRGYWAKLSDGGTVSVPLEKQMWGDEFGACTDRFGISWMVNIAGTAS
- a CDS encoding MarR family winged helix-turn-helix transcriptional regulator, whose amino-acid sequence is MTSDGMDQWPTGRLLSTAARLVEHSWEDILRSQNMTHAGLISLHTIADRPASQRDIAKASRVTDQTISRTIDRLERAGYVTRETDPTDERRKRVAITESGRAIYRHLLTLEKEDAALTAAVGDPGPLREQLLRLVRSLGLPSRNEAED
- a CDS encoding FAD-dependent monooxygenase produces the protein MPNRTVLISGASIAGPALAFWLGRCGHAVTVVERAPDLRLGGQAVDFKGEVHRKVLERMGILDEVYRRQTGKTDLLIVDERDRHLATIPGEFIGGDVEILRGDLTEILYERTAESCEYLFGDSVTALVDTESGVDVTFEKSDARRFDLVFGADGIHSAVRRHRFGPEEEFVRFLGYYYAVVGTTDSATDASTDRARATGLMYNEPGRMAVVGGPKAPELFVFASDKIEYDRRDTTQQKRLLTAAYADAGWRVPGLLAGLDDATEFYLDSIARVETGTYTAGRVALLGDAAYGNTLGGFGTGLALVGAYVLAGELAGADGDHRVAFGRYNEQMHRYAKIARKGNAGPFLAPKSAGRIKLRNATFKSRTLFGLMMKLTDSFATDIDLQDYPALLSARRPGNVDHP
- a CDS encoding lipoprotein LpqH codes for the protein MNKVIRTRKRIYTGGIAAAAAVALLVSGCSDNGSGGGGAEQAPAAAAPAGASSASVDGTALDADFDATCAKQGDTLALALADTANATYGDLAVSATITGTDTVQAVGIAGSKGGSNGLPYALGFGQGMPGGSAKVVKDGDTYTVTGEGVGAPDMSNPTAPSASKFDITFACSTVVGG
- a CDS encoding TetR/AcrR family transcriptional regulator — protein: MVTQPRTTELLWGSSARPKRGPKPALSLEQIVATAIAMADADGLATLSMQRLAEDLGFTKMSLYRYTPGKTELIALMLDAALGPAPDLSDLDKDWRAALHEWALRMSAGLRRHPWVVDVAVGPRVLGPNELGWLETGLAALSGTGLTGGERLDSIVLITGHVRSLAQQMTAPGAVTDTPEKSLNDIMSGILTAHADRYPEAAAAFASASSTSGQDDALEFGLARIFDGLTALVAARNAS